Genomic DNA from Solanum dulcamara chromosome 4, daSolDulc1.2, whole genome shotgun sequence:
TGTTAaattggaaatagaatttcaaaataagtttttgaaatgtgttgactatttgagattataaaaaaaactatctttttcttcgtaagtggcatcctcccaaaggggatgGTACAAttgttggtatcagagcctaggtttatgATTCTAGGACTTTTGTTGTGACTTGTTGGTATactgtttattttttattctaatCCTCCTAGTACAAGTGGATATAAAGCGGGAAGTAATTAGGGTATGAGAGTTGGGCCAAACCCTCAAATGTGTCATAGTGCCCCCGATGTTGATCCCTCTTTTCAATAAATGGCCGATTTCTTTTTCCACATGTCTAGAAGATTGTCTGATCTTACTGAAATGATtgttgagaaaatgagaaaaatgggtggagttgaTTTTGAAGGCACTTTTGACCCTATAGATGCCGAGCAGTGGTTGGAATGGATTGAAAGAGTGTTTGAGTAGTTAGAGTGTTCAGACACTGCCAAATTTAAGTATGCTGTGTCACTGTTACAAAAAGATGCCTATGATTGGTGCGTAAGTGTACCAAAGCCAGAGCAAAACCTCCTGTTCTTACTTGGAATGattttgtgaaagaatttcATAAGAAGTATGTCCCACCTGCTTATCATGATGCAAAGAAAAAGGAGTTCTTAAATTTAAAGCAAGGGAGTATGTCTATCACTGAATATCAACAGAAGTTTCTCAGGCTGTCCCACTATGCTGGGGGTATTATTAATAACGAAAAAGATAAGTGCAAGCAATTCGAAAACGGTTTGAATGATTCTATCAGAAAATCTGTAGCAGTCCTACAATATGAaattttttgtaaattagtttcagcTGCTCTTACTTGGAAAAGGATCGATAAGGAATAAACTGGTAGAAATGAACACTAGTTCAGGAGAGCTTATGAAGATTCAGGAGGTCCATCAAAACGAGGGAGGTTTGACAGTTCCATATTTAATACTTTTCGCAAGTTAGCCCAATATAAGTAGAATAGATCAAGTTTCTCTACTGCTAGCACTCCAAGCTATGGCCAAGGCAAGACTCGTATACCCACTTGTGCACAATATGGAAAGAATAATTTTAGTACTTGTAGAAGAGATTCTGATGCTTGTTTTAATTGTGGGAGCTTCGATCATAAAGTGAGGGATTGTCCTAATCCTAACCCCACTTTTTCTCCGGTACGGAAGGCTCGGTTTAAAAACCTGTTACCAATTCCTCTTAAGGGAATAGAGGTTCAAGATCTATAAACACACAAGCAACAGGTGCAGGTGCAGCCAATCCAGCTAGTGGGTCAAGAGCTATAGCACGAGCTTATGCGATGAGACAGAGGGATGACCAAGATGGAGCAGAtgtggttgttggtaaatttcacCTATTCGACTTATGTGTTGTTAAattatttgatcctggttctACACCTTTGTATGTTTGCTCATCACTGGCTTTT
This window encodes:
- the LOC129884285 gene encoding uncharacterized protein LOC129884285, which encodes MADFFFHMSRRLSDLTEMIVEKMRKMGGVDFEGTFDPIDAEQWLEWIERCTKARAKPPVLTWNDFVKEFHKKYVPPAYHDAKKKEFLNLKQGSMSITEYQQKFLRLSHYAGGIINNEKDKCKQFENGSIRNKLVEMNTSSGELMKIQEVHQNEGGNRGSRSINTQATGAGAANPASGSRAIARAYAMRQRDDQDGADVVVGKFHLFDLCVVKLFDPGSTPLYVCSSLAFLENVKSMRLDYGKELNLRQRRWLELIKDYHCTIDYHSGKANVVADALSRKALASLSLSHLPLFLKFRAMNACLAFNSDSSIAANLQVKLILLEQVKEAQKLDEKLVKLIKEAPIGEKLDFKLGEDGEQQKLQVSAVKSVEEKAMDRVL